The Altererythrobacter sp. H2 genomic sequence AACCTGCCAGACGGCAGCTACACCTATCTCGCCATGGCGGACCGGTGGAACCAGCTCCCGCTCGGCATTATCGGCATTGCCCTGGGCACCGCGATCCTGCCGGCCCTGTCGCGCCATCTGGGGCGGGGCGAGCCGGAGGAAGCCTCGCGCCTGCAATCGAACGCGATCGAGCTCGCCATGCTGCTGACCATCCCGGCTGCGGTGGCGCTGTTCGTTACCGGCAGCGCCTTTACCCGGGTGTTCTTCGTCGGCGGGGCGTTCACCCTGGAGGATGCGCTGGTGACCGGCACCGTGGTCGGCGGGCTGGTGATCGGCTTGCCCGCCTATGTGCTGGTCAAGGTGCTGACCCCCAACTTTTTCGCCCGCAAGGATACCCGCACTCCGGTCTATACCGCCGCCGCCAGCCTGACGGTCACGGTCTTGCTCAACTTCTTGCTGGTGCCGCGGCTGGGCGTGCTGGGGCTGGCGATCGCCGGCTCGATCGGGGCGTGGTGCAACGTGGCGCTGCTCTATGCCCTGCTGGCGCACAAGGGGCATTTCCACCTGCCCGGCCGGATCATGGGGCGGATTGCCCGGATCGTGCTGGCCGCAGCTGTGATGGGGGCAGCCTTGTGGTTCCTGATGGCCCCGCTCGACCCGATGTTCAGCGGCACCGCGCTGGAGCGGGCAACCGCCATCCTCGCCATCGCCGGCGCGGGCCTTGCCAGTTTCGCCGCTGCCGGTTTCCTGCTCGGCATCCTCGACAAGGCGACCGTGCAGCGCCTAATGCGCCGCCAGAGCTAACCCACAGGACAGATCATGCGCGTCGTTTCCGGCATCCAGCCCACGGGCAACCTGCATCTCGGCAATTACCTGGGCGCGATCCGCAACTGGGTGCGGATGCAGGATTCGATGCCTGAAGGGGGGCAGTGTCTTTACTTCCTCGCCGACCTCCATGCCATCAGCCAGCCGCACAATCCGGCCGAGCTGCGCGCCGCGACGCTGGAGATGACCGCCGCACTGGTCGCCTGCGGGATAGACCCGGATCGCTCCATCCTGTTCAACCAGGCGCAGGTTCCCGCCCATGCCGAGCTGCAATGGCTGCTCAACGGCACCGCCCGGATGGGCTGGCTCAACCGGATGACCCAGTGGAAGGACAAGGCCGGCAAGAACCGCGAAGGCCAGTCGGTCGCCCTGTTCACCTATCCCGTGCTGCAGGCGGCCGACGTGCTGCTCTATCAGGCCACCCAGGTGCCGGTGGGCGAAGACCAGAAGCAGCACCTGGAGCTGGCGCGCGACATCGCGCAGAAGTTCAACAACGATTTCTGCGCCGACGATGCACCGGTGTTCACCCTGCCCGAGCCGATCGTGCCGCTCGAAGCCGCGCGGATCATGAGCCTGCGCGATGGCAGCGCCAAGATGTCCAAATCCGATCCGAGCGAGATGAGCCGGATCAACCTGATCGATGATGCCGACACGATCATGCAGAAGGTCCGCAAGGCCAAGACCGACCCCCAGCCGCTGCCCGGCGAAGCAGCCGGGCTGGCCGGGCGGGCGGAGGCGCTCAACCTCGTGACGATCTTCGGCGCGGTGACCGGGCAGCCGGTTGACCAGGTGCTCAGCCAGTTTGCCGGACAGGGGTTCGGCGCGTTCAAGCCCGCCCTGGCCGAGGCGCTGGTGGAAACGCTTGGCCCGATCAACACCCGGTTCCGCGCCCTCCGGGATGATCGCGAAGCGCTGGACGCGATCCTCGCGCGCGGCGCGGCACGGGCACGGGACATGGGCGGCGCAACCCTGACGGCCACCTATCAGGCGCTGGGGCTGGTCCGCGGCTGAGGCTTTTGCCCCGTATTCAAACCCGGTTCAGGCCATCTGCTTTACAGCACGCCTCAACGATGACAGCGTGCGACCGGGAAATGGCTGGTCGCGACAGACGTTGCTGTTTTCCGAAGAGGAAAGTCTCATGAACACTACCAGAAACACCCGGGTCCGCTTGATGAAGCTGGCCGCCGTGCCGCTGCTGCTGGCCGGGCTGGCTGCCTGCGCCACACCGTTCAAGGCCGATGTCTCACGCTTCCAGACCCAGCTTCCCGCGCCGCAGGGCCAGAGTTTTGCAGTGGTTGCCGATGATCCGGCGCTGGCAGGCGGGCTCGAGTTCTCCCGCTATGCCGATCTGGTCGAGGCGCAGATGGCGCGGCTGGGCTATGCCCAGGCCGCCTCGCCGGAACAGGCCAGCCTGCTGGTGCGCTTCGATTACGGGGTCGATAACGGCCGCGAGCGGGTGCGCAGCACCGGTTTCGCGGATCCGTTCTGGGGCAGCTGGCATAGCTATCGCCCGGTCTATTACCGGACCCGTTCGGGCTATATCCGCCGGATCCACCCATCCTCGGCGTGGGGTTACGGCTTCCACGATCCGTGGTTCGGCGGGGGCGAGGTGGAAAGCTACACCGTGTTCACCAGCGGCATTGACCTGAAGATCGACAATGTGGCCAGCGGCCAGCGCCTGTTCGAAGGCAAGGCCGAAGCCGTGTCGACCTCCAACCGCCTGCCGCACCTGGTGCCCAACCTGGTCGAGGCGATGTTCACCGATTTCCCTGGCAATTCCGGCGAAACCGTGCGGATTACCATCGCACCTGACAAGAAGACGGTGCGCCGGATCGACTGAGCCATTCGGGGGGTGCGCTGCGGCGCGCCCCCTACAGGCTTAATCCGGTATTTACCCTGTTCTGGCATTGATCGGTCTTTCTCAGGGGGAAGACCGGCCGATGGGCGAGATGACCAGAATCGAAGCAGCTGCATCGGCGGACAAGGCCGCTGCGGCCCGGCTCAGCGCCAATGGCGCAGACTTCGCGGCCGGCGAACACCCCGATACCGCCCGGCACCGCATCCAGCACGCTTTCATCATGCAGGTTTCCAGCCTCTCGCGCGAGGCCGCTGATCGCCGTTACGCCCATCTCATGCGCCTGATCGATCGCGCCAAGGAAGAGCTCGGCCACGCCCGCTCCGCCTCCAACGAGATGCGCATGGCTGCAATGCAACAGAACATCGATGAACTGGTGGCCTATGTGGCAGGCCACGGCATCCGCGCGAAGTTGCCCAACCGCCACGGCGAATCGGCCTCACCCAGCATGGCCAACCTCTACGTGCTGGACGAAATCCCGACCTTCCTCGGCGAAATCGGCTTCCTGATCGACCTGTGGTACGAAAAGGAGCTGGAGAAAGTGCACGCCGAGCTGCTCAAGCTGACCGGACTGGCCGCCCGACTGGCCTGAGCCACCGCGGGCGGTGCCGGGCTAAAGGCGCTCGTGCCCCCCGGTCGATCCGAAGCCGCCCGAGCCGCGCGCGGTATCATCCAACTCCGCGACCTCGTGCCATGTCGCCTGCGTCACCGGGGCCAGCACCAGCTGCGCCACCCGGTCTCCGCGCACGATGGCGAAAGGTTCGCTGCCGTGGTTGATCAGGATGACCTTCAGCTCCCCCCGGTAGTCCGAATCAATCGTGCCGGGCGTGTTGGGCACGGTGATCCCGTGTTTCAGCGCCAGGCCGGAGCGCGGGCGGACCTGGATTTCGTAGCCCGGCGGGATCGCCAGCGCCAGGCCGGTCGCCACGGCATGGCGCGCGCCGGGGGCCAGCGTCACGTCCTCGGCCGCAAGCACGTCCATGCCCGCCGCGCCGGCCGTGGCATAGTGCGGCAGGGCAAGGCCTTCGCCATGCGGCAGGCGCTTCAGCGCCACGGCGACCGGACCCTGTGTCATTGCGGCCACCCTTGTTCCAGCTCAGCCACGATCCGCTCGACCAGCGCCCGCGCCACCTCGCCCTTGGGCATCTCGTCCAGGTGCTCGACCCCGCTTTCACGCACGATATGGACCCGGTTCATTTCGCCGCCCATGACATCGCCCGAGACATCGTTGGCGACGATCCAGTCGGCCCCCTTGCGCTTGCGCTTGACCTGGGCGTGCTCGACCACTTCCTCGGTCTCGGCCGCAAAGCCGATCAGCAGGCCCGGCCTGGACCTGCCCGAAGCAACCGTGGCGAGAATGTCAGGGTTCTCGGTCAGCAGCAGCGCGGGCGGGGCCGAGCCGCGCTTCTTCATCTTCTGGGCCGCGAAATCCTTGCTGCGCCAGTCAGCCACGGCAGCGACCATGATGGCGACATCGGCAGGCAATGCCTGCTTGACCGCCTCGGCCATCTCACGCGCGGATTCGACGTCGATCCGGTCAACCCCGTGCGGCGTATCGAGGTGGACCGGCCCGGCCACCAGCGTGACCCTGGCCCCGGCAGCGGCGGCGGCGGCCGCGATCTCGAAGCCCTGCTTCCCGCTGGACCGGTTGGCGATATAGCGGACCGGATCGATCGGCTCGTGGGTCGGCCCGGCGGTGACCAGCACGTGGCGCCCGTAGAGCGGGCGGTGGGCCGGGTCCTCGTCAAAGTCGGGCTGCCCGTCGAGCGGATCGGTCATCTCCACTTCGGGCGGACCAGCGGGGCCGCCGACCATGTGATTGATGGCAGCAGGATCGGTGGGCGGCGCGGCCACCGCGCGTCCCTTGGAGGCCAGCAGTCCGCCGCCGAAACCCGGCGAAGAGGGCGGCGGGGGCATCGGCGCGTCTCCGGCAGGATCTTCGGGGGCAGGGTCTTGGGGGGCAGGGTCTTCGGGGACCGCGCCTTCGGGGGCCGCGTCTTCGGGCACTTCGGCTTCAGGCGTGTCCTGCCATTCTGTCTCGATCACCTCGGCGCTGCGGCGCGGGGTCGAGCGGGGGATGAGGGACGACAGCAGCCCGCCCAATCCGCCACGCGGCCGCACTTCTGGCTCAGGCTCCAGCGCTTCGAGCAAGTCGGGCTGCTGCCGGGGCTCGCAATCAGCGACAAGGCCGAAGCGGGCGGCAATCTCGGCCCAGATCACTTCAGGCTCGGGCAGGCGGCCCGGGCCGAACTCCCCGCAGGCCATCGGGCCTTCGTCGGGATCGATCACGTCGACCCCGGCCTGGCGCAGCCAGGCAAGGTTGCGCTGAGTCGCCTCGTGCTGCCACATCCGCACGTTCATCGCCGGGACAACCATCACCGGCTTGTCGGTCGCCAGGATCAGCGTGGTGGCCAGATCGTCGGCAATACCGGCTGCCATCTTGGCCAGAAGATCGGCTGTGGCCGGGCAGACGACCACCAGATCAGCCTCGCGGCTGAGCTGGATATGGCCCATCTCGGCCTCGTTCTTGAGATCCCACAGGGTGGTGTAGACCGGGTTTTCGCTGAGCGCGGCGAGCGCCATCGGGGTGACGAATTGCTGGCCGCCCTGAGTCACGACACAGGTCACCGCCCCGCCGCCCTTGCGGATCAGGCGCACGAGCTCGCACGATTTGTAGGCGGCAATCCCGCCGCCAACCACCAGCAGGATGCGCGGATAACCCGTTCCGGTCACCCGCCTGCTCCTGCCCTGGCCACTGCCATGCCCGCCGTGGGCGCCATCCTGACCCGTCCCCTCATTGCCCGATGTTGAGCAGGGGCATGGTTAACCGCGCACACCCGTTCGCGCCAGCCCCGTCGGCCATCCCTTGCCGGGCACAGGGATAATTTTGTCTGGCGACTTATCCCTATCGTCTTGGTAACCTGCCCGCGAAATGGGGAGACTACGGATGCGTTTGGTGCTGACCGGGCTGATTTTCGCCGCAGGGTTGCTGTTCCTGTTCATTGGCCTGGGCTTCCTGCTCGATCCCGTGGCCGCAGGCACGGACTTCGGCCTCACCCCCACTACCGCTCAGGGTCTGGCCTCGATCAGGGCCGACATGACCGCGTTCTTCGTGGTGGGGTCCGTTTGCATGATGGTGGGCGCCTGGCGCCGCAACGGGGACCTGCTGCTGGTTCCGGCCGGCCTGTTCGGCGTGGCGCTGGTGGGCCGGTTCGTCGGGCTGGCCGTGGACGGCCCGTGGGACGGTTACTGGCAGCCGATGCTGGTGGAGGCGGTCATGGTCATCCTGCTGCTGATCGCCAGCCGGGTGCTGCCCCACCCGCAGACCTGAGGCCGGCTCAGCCTGCCAGGCTGACTAGGCCCCCCAGCCTGACCAGAGCGCCGCCGCCACTGTCGCGCCGCCGATAGCGGCGGCCAGCAGATAACCCGGCCAGCGCCGTTCGGTCCGCGCGCGCTTGTCCCACATCAGTTCGATGTCCGGCAAAGGCGGCGGTTCGGGCGCGCCGCCCTTGG encodes the following:
- a CDS encoding DUF4136 domain-containing protein — protein: MNTTRNTRVRLMKLAAVPLLLAGLAACATPFKADVSRFQTQLPAPQGQSFAVVADDPALAGGLEFSRYADLVEAQMARLGYAQAASPEQASLLVRFDYGVDNGRERVRSTGFADPFWGSWHSYRPVYYRTRSGYIRRIHPSSAWGYGFHDPWFGGGEVESYTVFTSGIDLKIDNVASGQRLFEGKAEAVSTSNRLPHLVPNLVEAMFTDFPGNSGETVRITIAPDKKTVRRID
- a CDS encoding bifunctional phosphopantothenoylcysteine decarboxylase/phosphopantothenate synthase; the encoded protein is MTGTGYPRILLVVGGGIAAYKSCELVRLIRKGGGAVTCVVTQGGQQFVTPMALAALSENPVYTTLWDLKNEAEMGHIQLSREADLVVVCPATADLLAKMAAGIADDLATTLILATDKPVMVVPAMNVRMWQHEATQRNLAWLRQAGVDVIDPDEGPMACGEFGPGRLPEPEVIWAEIAARFGLVADCEPRQQPDLLEALEPEPEVRPRGGLGGLLSSLIPRSTPRRSAEVIETEWQDTPEAEVPEDAAPEGAVPEDPAPQDPAPEDPAGDAPMPPPPSSPGFGGGLLASKGRAVAAPPTDPAAINHMVGGPAGPPEVEMTDPLDGQPDFDEDPAHRPLYGRHVLVTAGPTHEPIDPVRYIANRSSGKQGFEIAAAAAAAGARVTLVAGPVHLDTPHGVDRIDVESAREMAEAVKQALPADVAIMVAAVADWRSKDFAAQKMKKRGSAPPALLLTENPDILATVASGRSRPGLLIGFAAETEEVVEHAQVKRKRKGADWIVANDVSGDVMGGEMNRVHIVRESGVEHLDEMPKGEVARALVERIVAELEQGWPQ
- the dut gene encoding dUTP diphosphatase, with amino-acid sequence MTQGPVAVALKRLPHGEGLALPHYATAGAAGMDVLAAEDVTLAPGARHAVATGLALAIPPGYEIQVRPRSGLALKHGITVPNTPGTIDSDYRGELKVILINHGSEPFAIVRGDRVAQLVLAPVTQATWHEVAELDDTARGSGGFGSTGGHERL
- a CDS encoding DUF4345 family protein translates to MRLVLTGLIFAAGLLFLFIGLGFLLDPVAAGTDFGLTPTTAQGLASIRADMTAFFVVGSVCMMVGAWRRNGDLLLVPAGLFGVALVGRFVGLAVDGPWDGYWQPMLVEAVMVILLLIASRVLPHPQT
- the trpS gene encoding tryptophan--tRNA ligase, which translates into the protein MRVVSGIQPTGNLHLGNYLGAIRNWVRMQDSMPEGGQCLYFLADLHAISQPHNPAELRAATLEMTAALVACGIDPDRSILFNQAQVPAHAELQWLLNGTARMGWLNRMTQWKDKAGKNREGQSVALFTYPVLQAADVLLYQATQVPVGEDQKQHLELARDIAQKFNNDFCADDAPVFTLPEPIVPLEAARIMSLRDGSAKMSKSDPSEMSRINLIDDADTIMQKVRKAKTDPQPLPGEAAGLAGRAEALNLVTIFGAVTGQPVDQVLSQFAGQGFGAFKPALAEALVETLGPINTRFRALRDDREALDAILARGAARARDMGGATLTATYQALGLVRG